The following nucleotide sequence is from Acidimicrobiia bacterium.
GCTCGATGAGGAACCCGGCCTCGGAGAATTCGGAGGCGGTCTTCGAGAGCGGCAGTCGCCAGTAGCGCACCTTCCAGCCACGCCTCCAGGTTTCGAGTACGAGGGAGACGTCGAAGTAGCTGCCGCCGTGAGCTAACCAGTCTCGGGTCGGATGATGCGTGGAGACGATGAGTCTCCCGTCGGGTCGCAGAACTCGGTGGATCTCGCGCAACGCCCCGACTCGGTTGTCGAGGTGATGAATGACGAGGGCCATGACGGCGATGTCGAACGACTCGGGCGCGAGCCAATCCAGCGGGGACTCGAGGTCATGCGTCTGGAACGTGGCGCGGTCAGGAACCCGCTCGCGGGCCAGTTCGACCATTGTGGAACTGGCATCCACGCCGGTGACCTCCTTCGCCCCGCGTGCGACGAACTCCTCGGCATAGAGACCGGGTCCGCATCCAACGTCGAGCACCTCCAAACCCCGCACGTCGCCGCAAAGATCGAGCACGGCGGGCCGGTCATACATCGCGTTGTACGCGCCGGTCGCTGCATGACGCTCGTAGTCCCGAGCAATCGGGTCCCAGAGCGGCGGTTCGTCAGTCGCCACAGGGGCAGATCATGGCGCAGGCCTAGGGGTCGCCGCTCGCTCCGCCTCCACCCGCCCACGCGGCGGTGATCCGCGCGTGCGCGTCGCGATACGTGAAGTAGTCGGGGCGCAGGTGCGCGACCGCGCACTCGTCGCCGCGTTCGCACTCGCCGACTCCCGGTGAGGACTCGACGAGCTCGCCGGGGCAGGTGGGGCGCTGATTCTGGACTGTCACGCCGCAGAGCTTAGAAGCGGCTCGCACTCACAGATCGAGGTGGAGCCGGATTGCCCGATCGAGCTCATGGAGGAGGTCGGCGGGCAGCTGGCCCGCGACCGCGCCGATCCGGTCCAGTGCCACCGATCGAATCTGTTCTGCGTGGGCCTTGGAGTCATGCGCGAGTGCACACCGGTCCGCAGGGAGCAGCACCTGGAATGGGTAGACGCGACGCACGTTCGTCGTGACCGGCACAATGGTCACGACACCTCGGCCGAGTCGCTGTGCAGTTCCGTTCGCGCCGTCGTTGCTCACGATCACCGCCGGGCGGCGCTCGTCGGCCTCACCGCGGCGCGCCGGATCGAGGTCGACCCACACCACGTCCCCGCGAAGCATCAGCGGGCGACGCCCTCGAGGCCATCGGCGTCGGCCGCTGCCCACAACTCGCGGTCGGAGTCGGCCCATTCAGCCCACGCCGCCGCGTAGTCGTCGCCGAGCTCGCTCGCGCGCAGCAACGACACCGCGCGCTGGACCACGCCCGACCGGCTTTCTACGCCGTGCTCATCGGCGTACTGGTCGATGAACTCGACGTCGGCGTCGGGGATACTCACGCTCAGCTTCAGGAGGGACGCGACCGCGCAGCGCTTCACTCGATGTGCTTGCGGCTCTGGAGCGCACGCTCCTCGAACTGGTCGAGTCCGCGTTCGACGATGCGGTCGTGCGCCCACGACAACGCGGGGCGCGCGATGGTTGCGAGCGGTCGGAGCAACGACGAGCGTACGTCGAGCGTCCACGCCAACCGTGCCTCGCTCCCGTTCGGTGTGACACTGAGCTCGAGTTGGGCCGGTCCAACAAGGTCGCCGGTGACCCGCGTGACCAGCTTGCGCCCGGGGACGGCTTCGTCGACGTGGATCGTGCACCGCAGCTGGTACGGGAGTGGCGCCTGGATCAGGAGGTACGCGATCGCTCCCCCGATGAAGCCGTCGCCGTCGATCTGGAACTCCCGGAGCCATGGCCACCACTCGCGGTACTCGTGGGTCTGTTCCAACGTGGTCCAGAGTTCCTCGGGAGTCACCGCGAAGCTCCAGGCTCGGTCGAACCGGAACGGCGTCGCCACGTGAGTTCTTAGGTCCGCGCCAGGAGTGGAGATTGGCGGTCACCGGGCGCGGCCACCGCGACCGATGGCCCGGTTCGCTCGAAGCAGCCGAGCGCGAACACGACGGTGGCGGACCAAACCGCGGTAGCGCCGGCGATGTGGATGCCCACGAGCAGCGCGGGGATGTCGTTGAAGTACTGCGCGTAGCCCACGCCGGCCTGCGCGACGAGGACGATCAGCAGCACCGTGAGGCGCGTCTGCACGCTCCTCGGCGCGCGGTCGATGTGCACGAGCCACAACGTGATCAGCACGAGCCCGAGGAACACCATGACCGTCGTGCCGTGCACGCGCGCGACTTCGGGGATCCGGAGGTCGAAGCGGGTCACGTGGTCCTTGTTGCCTCCCCCGCTGTGCGGCCCCGCGCCGGTGACGACGGTGCCGGCGACGAGCACCAGCACGGCGACGACGAGCAGCGATCGGCTCATGGCGACGATCCGCGCGGTGACGATCCGGTGGTTCTCGGTCGCGTCGTCGGGCTGCCCCGCACGTCGGTACAGCACGATCGCGTTCGTGAGGAGCACGATCGACACGAGGAAGTGCGCCATCACGAAGCCGGGCTTGAGGTCGAAGAGCACGGTGAGACCGCCGAGGACGGCCTGGGCGAACACGCCGACGACGAGCCCGACCGACAGCCACACGAGGTCGCGCCGCCGGGGCGTGCGCACGAGGCTGCCGAGCACCGCGACGATCACCGCGATCGACACGAGCCCGGTGAACATGCGGTTCACGAACTCGACCATCGCGTTGTAGTCCGACGCCGAGTGCGGCGTGAGCCGTCCGGCCGAGCAGTTCGGCCATGAAGGGCAACCGAGACCCGAATCGGTGAGCCGGACCGCGCCGCCGGTGACGATGATGATCGCGAGGAGGATCGCGGCCACGAGCGTGACGCGCTGGTAGGCCCGGGGGCTCAGATGCGGGACCCGCATGGTGAGGGCGATGGTACCTACGCGGGGTCCGCGGTCAACACCTCGAGGGTACGGCGCTCGGTCCACTCGAGATGGTCCCACTCCTGAGTGAACGAGTGGTACGCCAGGTGCGCCAGTCCGATGTGCACCTCGTAGCACCGCAGCCGCGCCGCGAGATCGGGTACCGCGAGCCCGATCGCGTCGTAGTGCCGGCGCGCCGCCCGCCCGACGCCGACAGCGTCGAGGCCCGGGTAGAAGGGTGCCCAGAACGTGAGCCAGGCGAGGTCGTACAGGAAATCGCCGTAGAGCGCGCAGCCCCAGTCGAACACCCCGCTCACGCGGTCGCCGGCAACGAGGACGTTCCCGTACAGCAGGTCGGAGTGGAGGAGATGGCGGATCTCCGGGCACGCCTCGACCAGCGAGGCGAGCTCGTCGAGCGTGCGGTCGAACGTGCGCGCGACGTGAGGTCGACGGTCGAGTTGGGCGCGCCACCCGCGCACGGGGTTCGCGACGAGGGTGGGCTGGTCGTCGCCGACCGCGAGGAGGTACCCGCGCCACGTGTCGTGTTCGCCGTTACCGTCGGGGAGCTGTGGGCCGAACCCGGTCGTCGACGAGAGGTCGATCCCCCGCATGGCGTCGAGCGCGCCGAACAGCGACGGGAGCGTCCGGAGCATCCGGTCGACATCGAGCTCCTCGAGAATGTCGCCGTACACGCGCTCGGAGATCGCGTACGCGGAGCCGTTCGCCTCGCCGATCTCCAGCACCCGTGGGATCGGGAGGTCGGGCGACGAGTGGGCCGCGTACATGCGGTCCTTCTCGAAGTTCCAGGCCTGCTCCGCGA
It contains:
- a CDS encoding class I SAM-dependent methyltransferase; translation: MATDEPPLWDPIARDYERHAATGAYNAMYDRPAVLDLCGDVRGLEVLDVGCGPGLYAEEFVARGAKEVTGVDASSTMVELARERVPDRATFQTHDLESPLDWLAPESFDIAVMALVIHHLDNRVGALREIHRVLRPDGRLIVSTHHPTRDWLAHGGSYFDVSLVLETWRRGWKVRYWRLPLSKTASEFSEAGFLIERVVEPLPLPEMADQYTDDHDKLGMEPGFIAFRLAKRNR
- a CDS encoding type II toxin-antitoxin system PemK/MazF family toxin — translated: MLRGDVVWVDLDPARRGEADERRPAVIVSNDGANGTAQRLGRGVVTIVPVTTNVRRVYPFQVLLPADRCALAHDSKAHAEQIRSVALDRIGAVAGQLPADLLHELDRAIRLHLDL
- a CDS encoding ribbon-helix-helix domain-containing protein yields the protein MKRCAVASLLKLSVSIPDADVEFIDQYADEHGVESRSGVVQRAVSLLRASELGDDYAAAWAEWADSDRELWAAADADGLEGVAR
- a CDS encoding SRPBCC family protein; this translates as MATPFRFDRAWSFAVTPEELWTTLEQTHEYREWWPWLREFQIDGDGFIGGAIAYLLIQAPLPYQLRCTIHVDEAVPGRKLVTRVTGDLVGPAQLELSVTPNGSEARLAWTLDVRSSLLRPLATIARPALSWAHDRIVERGLDQFEERALQSRKHIE
- a CDS encoding COX15/CtaA family protein, which translates into the protein MRVPHLSPRAYQRVTLVAAILLAIIIVTGGAVRLTDSGLGCPSWPNCSAGRLTPHSASDYNAMVEFVNRMFTGLVSIAVIVAVLGSLVRTPRRRDLVWLSVGLVVGVFAQAVLGGLTVLFDLKPGFVMAHFLVSIVLLTNAIVLYRRAGQPDDATENHRIVTARIVAMSRSLLVVAVLVLVAGTVVTGAGPHSGGGNKDHVTRFDLRIPEVARVHGTTVMVFLGLVLITLWLVHIDRAPRSVQTRLTVLLIVLVAQAGVGYAQYFNDIPALLVGIHIAGATAVWSATVVFALGCFERTGPSVAVAAPGDRQSPLLART
- a CDS encoding phosphotransferase, which gives rise to MERPAVDQAAAGEFLAEHLGDGVRDVVAAPRQGAWSQAYFFRRDGRDLVIRFAEQAWNFEKDRMYAAHSSPDLPIPRVLEIGEANGSAYAISERVYGDILEELDVDRMLRTLPSLFGALDAMRGIDLSSTTGFGPQLPDGNGEHDTWRGYLLAVGDDQPTLVANPVRGWRAQLDRRPHVARTFDRTLDELASLVEACPEIRHLLHSDLLYGNVLVAGDRVSGVFDWGCALYGDFLYDLAWLTFWAPFYPGLDAVGVGRAARRHYDAIGLAVPDLAARLRCYEVHIGLAHLAYHSFTQEWDHLEWTERRTLEVLTADPA